A genome region from Bradyrhizobium sp. WSM1417 includes the following:
- a CDS encoding GIY-YIG nuclease family protein — MKQPCVYMFANRRNGTIYTGVTSNPPRRAFEHREGLVKGFSSKYGCKLLVWYELHATMTDAITREKQIKAGSREKKLALIESVNPDWMDLYETLI, encoded by the coding sequence ATGAAGCAGCCTTGCGTGTACATGTTCGCCAATCGCCGCAACGGGACGATCTATACAGGCGTCACGTCCAATCCACCGCGCCGCGCGTTCGAGCACCGCGAGGGCTTGGTGAAGGGGTTCTCGTCAAAGTATGGCTGCAAGCTTCTCGTCTGGTACGAGCTGCATGCGACGATGACCGACGCGATCACACGCGAGAAGCAGATCAAGGCCGGCAGCCGGGAAAAGAAGCTTGCGCTGATCGAGAGCGTCAATCCGGATTGGATGGATTTGTACGAGACGCTGATCTGA
- the tarD gene encoding D(-)-tartrate dehydratase, which yields MSVRIVDVREITKPISSPIRNAYIDFTKMTTSLVAVVTDFVRDGKRVVGYGFNSNGRYGQGGLIRERFASRILEADPKSLLNASGDNLDPDKIWGAMMTNEKPGGHGERSVAVGTIDMAVWDAVAKIAGQPLFRLLAERHGVKANPRVFVYAAGGYYYPGKDLSMLRGEMRGYLDRGYNVVKMKIGGADIEDDRARIEAVLKEIGKDAQLAVDANGRFDLETGIAYAKMLRDYPLFWYEEVGDPLDYALQAALAEFYPGPMATGENLFSHQDARNLIRYGGMRPDRDWLQFDCALSYGLCEYQRTLEVLKTYGWSPSRCIPHGGHQMSLNIAAGLGLGGNESYPDLFQPYGGFPDGVRVENGHITMPDLPGIGFEGKSDLYKEMKALAE from the coding sequence ATGTCCGTCCGCATCGTCGACGTCCGCGAGATCACGAAACCGATTTCTTCGCCGATCCGCAACGCCTATATCGATTTCACCAAGATGACGACGAGCCTGGTTGCGGTCGTCACCGATTTCGTCCGCGACGGCAAGCGCGTCGTCGGCTACGGCTTCAATTCCAACGGCCGCTACGGGCAGGGCGGCCTGATCCGCGAGCGCTTTGCCTCGCGCATCCTGGAGGCCGATCCGAAATCGCTGCTGAACGCTTCCGGCGACAATCTCGATCCCGACAAGATCTGGGGCGCGATGATGACCAACGAGAAGCCGGGCGGCCACGGCGAGCGCTCCGTCGCGGTCGGCACCATCGACATGGCGGTGTGGGATGCCGTGGCGAAGATCGCGGGCCAACCGCTGTTTCGCCTGCTGGCTGAGCGTCACGGCGTCAAAGCCAATCCGCGCGTGTTCGTCTACGCCGCCGGCGGCTATTATTATCCGGGCAAGGACCTCTCGATGCTGCGCGGCGAGATGCGCGGCTATCTCGATCGCGGCTACAACGTCGTGAAGATGAAGATCGGCGGCGCCGATATCGAAGACGATCGCGCCCGCATCGAGGCGGTGCTCAAAGAGATCGGCAAGGACGCGCAGCTCGCCGTCGACGCCAACGGCCGCTTCGATCTCGAGACCGGCATCGCCTATGCCAAGATGCTGCGGGACTATCCCTTGTTCTGGTACGAGGAGGTCGGCGATCCCCTCGACTACGCGCTGCAGGCAGCCCTCGCCGAATTCTATCCGGGACCGATGGCAACGGGCGAAAACCTGTTCAGCCACCAGGATGCCCGCAATTTGATCCGCTACGGCGGCATGCGCCCCGACCGCGACTGGCTGCAATTCGACTGCGCGCTGTCCTACGGCCTGTGCGAATACCAGCGCACGCTGGAGGTGTTGAAAACGTATGGCTGGTCGCCGAGCCGCTGCATCCCGCACGGCGGCCACCAGATGTCGCTCAACATCGCAGCCGGCTTAGGCCTTGGCGGCAACGAGAGCTACCCCGACCTGTTCCAGCCCTATGGCGGCTTCCCCGACGGCGTCCGCGTCGAGAACGGCCACATCACCATGCCCGATCTCCCCGGCATCGGCTTCGAAGGCAAATCGGATCTCTACAAGGAAATGAAGGCGCTGGCGGAGTAG